In Candidatus Babeliales bacterium, the following proteins share a genomic window:
- a CDS encoding glycosyltransferase produces the protein MGSVVKVLHIISSLKMGGAESLLYDLVERLQEKNIQQAAIYFHEGPFVERITGLGIKTYHVKGYFCAFDPFFWVALYRAIDLEKPTCIHASLWAANVASRIIGKLKGIPVICVLHNNHDQNGLVRNAIDSLSLWLADEIIAVSEGICRTMNDYRFMPAHRVRIIKNGIDSDRIRNKSEKNLVCRESLGLNENNFVFGSVGRFVPLKNYSFLIEIFAKIHKNNPLTRLILVGGGPQEAHLRSLAQKLNVGEVTIFIIGKNAIGFYPIFDCFVQPSIKEGISIALLEAMSIGVPCVVTNAQLEHDVIQHKKNGLLLPSNDGPLLYDNLCALMADRSSAAALGQAGMATIASEFRFERMADSYFELYERLSGKK, from the coding sequence ATGGGGAGCGTAGTTAAAGTACTTCATATCATTTCAAGTCTGAAAATGGGGGGCGCTGAAAGTTTGCTCTATGATTTAGTGGAGCGTCTTCAAGAAAAAAACATTCAGCAAGCAGCGATTTATTTTCACGAAGGCCCGTTTGTAGAACGTATTACTGGGCTCGGCATAAAAACCTATCATGTTAAGGGCTATTTTTGCGCATTCGATCCGTTTTTTTGGGTTGCGCTTTATCGAGCAATTGATTTAGAAAAACCCACTTGCATACACGCATCGCTTTGGGCTGCAAACGTGGCAAGCCGAATAATCGGAAAACTTAAAGGTATTCCGGTCATTTGTGTGCTTCACAATAACCATGATCAAAACGGTTTGGTGCGAAATGCGATCGATTCGCTCTCCCTTTGGTTGGCAGATGAAATTATCGCAGTTTCAGAAGGAATTTGCCGCACCATGAACGATTATCGCTTTATGCCCGCGCATCGTGTTCGCATTATTAAAAACGGCATTGACAGTGATCGAATACGCAATAAAAGTGAAAAAAATCTTGTCTGTAGAGAAAGTTTGGGCCTTAATGAAAACAATTTTGTATTTGGCTCAGTAGGCCGTTTTGTCCCACTCAAAAATTATTCATTCTTGATCGAAATATTTGCAAAGATTCACAAGAATAATCCCTTAACCCGCTTAATTTTAGTTGGCGGTGGCCCGCAGGAAGCCCATCTTCGCTCTCTTGCCCAGAAATTGAATGTAGGCGAGGTTACTATTTTTATCATAGGAAAAAATGCGATCGGCTTTTATCCTATTTTTGACTGCTTCGTTCAACCTTCGATAAAAGAAGGTATTTCAATCGCGCTCCTGGAGGCGATGAGTATTGGGGTGCCCTGTGTGGTTACCAACGCGCAGTTAGAGCACGATGTCATTCAACATAAAAAAAATGGGCTTCTTTTACCCTCAAATGATGGCCCCCTTCTTTACGATAATCTATGTGCGCTCATGGCCGACAGGTCCTCGGCTGCTGCACTCGGGCAGGCTGGAATGGCTACTATAGCAAGCGAGTTTAGATTTGAGCGAATGGCAGATTCTTACTTTGAGCTCTATGAAAGACTTTCTGGGAAAAAGTAG
- a CDS encoding ferredoxin, translating into MKKVTIQPGCITCGACEFITPEVFEVTDICRVKKEANFNAHKEQIKEAALACPVAVIKYEE; encoded by the coding sequence GTGAAAAAAGTTACTATTCAGCCCGGATGTATTACCTGTGGCGCCTGTGAATTTATAACGCCCGAGGTTTTTGAGGTTACCGATATTTGTCGTGTAAAAAAAGAAGCTAATTTTAACGCGCACAAAGAGCAGATTAAAGAAGCTGCGCTTGCATGTCCTGTTGCCGTTATTAAGTATGAGGAATAA
- a CDS encoding DUF721 domain-containing protein, whose protein sequence is MPTHIKELLPHLLPADQSWKVTLLAQWQSIVGNLKAHVTLLKITDDTITLGVFNSSWLQEMYLLSPVILETINKSLDQPRIKNIRFKQIAQKKKGGCTPSFKRITAVAPLSLSREQEAALCKINDPELRIGLFHFLQRCNREKE, encoded by the coding sequence ATGCCAACGCATATAAAAGAACTCCTACCACATTTACTCCCTGCAGACCAATCGTGGAAAGTGACACTCCTGGCACAGTGGCAAAGTATTGTTGGCAATCTTAAAGCACATGTCACGCTCCTCAAAATTACTGACGATACGATCACCCTAGGCGTCTTTAACTCAAGCTGGCTTCAAGAAATGTATCTTCTATCTCCGGTCATTCTGGAAACAATTAATAAAAGTCTCGACCAGCCCCGAATAAAAAATATACGATTTAAACAGATTGCGCAGAAAAAAAAAGGTGGCTGCACGCCTTCTTTTAAGCGAATTACGGCTGTCGCTCCATTATCACTATCACGAGAGCAGGAAGCTGCACTTTGCAAAATAAATGATCCAGAATTGCGCATCGGTTTATTTCACTTTTTACAACGCTGCAATAGGGAGAAAGAATAA
- a CDS encoding archease has protein sequence MQKKFQVESHTADLKIRVFGSTYEELFKNALIGMFQSIGPSAPNCSQKNNLLVCNDLPISRELNVYGENLEDVLINFLSEALYLSDVHNEAYLDAVVYELSAQALKASLKGVPVSGFEIEIKAVTYHECHITKMADGRWTTELVFDI, from the coding sequence GTGCAAAAAAAATTTCAGGTAGAGTCGCATACAGCCGATTTGAAAATTCGCGTTTTTGGCTCGACGTATGAAGAATTATTTAAAAATGCGCTTATTGGTATGTTTCAATCAATTGGGCCTTCGGCACCAAATTGTAGTCAAAAAAATAATCTCCTTGTTTGCAACGATCTTCCCATCAGCCGCGAATTAAATGTTTATGGCGAAAATCTAGAAGACGTTCTTATCAATTTTTTATCTGAGGCATTATACCTTTCAGATGTTCATAACGAAGCATATCTTGACGCTGTGGTTTATGAATTGAGTGCGCAGGCTCTAAAAGCTTCGCTCAAAGGAGTTCCGGTTTCTGGTTTTGAAATAGAAATAAAAGCTGTAACCTATCATGAATGCCATATTACTAAAATGGCTGATGGCCGGTGGACCACAGAACTCGTTTTTGATATTTAA
- a CDS encoding UDP-N-acetylglucosamine--N-acetylmuramyl-(pentapeptide) pyrophosphoryl-undecaprenol N-acetylglucosamine transferase, with the protein MNNPICFVAGGSGGHVVPCVTIAQEYRERTNAPFLFFTSDRALEHSILKNYSFIENTEKLHLKKFPSLRFWRYPSFIVSFTKSCAAAFSLLKKKRPSKIISFGGAISIPVCLSGAALGIPIEIYEFNAIPGKAVRLLSYFAQRIYICFEQALDKLPASKCILTPYPVRFKTAKREALTPVERKEHKTILVLGGSQGSAFINSFVKNWLIESPLAPSLHIIHQTGAQHVGELAEFYKINGLAAQVFDYDNALDAYYHQADLVVCRAGAGSLFETLFFQKPCITIPLENCADNHQNANAVALAERYPELVYVLRQSDLVTDPELFDYALRIALHYEGQESGLPPSVNT; encoded by the coding sequence ATGAATAATCCTATCTGTTTTGTTGCGGGAGGATCGGGCGGCCACGTTGTGCCGTGCGTCACGATCGCACAAGAATATCGCGAACGCACGAATGCCCCTTTTCTTTTTTTTACTTCAGATCGCGCACTCGAGCATTCTATTCTGAAAAATTATTCATTCATAGAAAACACCGAAAAGCTTCACCTTAAAAAATTCCCTAGTTTGCGCTTCTGGCGCTATCCTTCATTTATCGTATCTTTTACCAAAAGTTGCGCAGCAGCATTTTCACTATTGAAAAAAAAGCGACCGTCAAAAATTATAAGTTTTGGTGGCGCAATTTCTATCCCTGTCTGCTTGAGTGGTGCTGCGCTTGGTATTCCGATTGAGATTTATGAATTTAATGCCATTCCCGGCAAAGCGGTGCGACTACTTTCTTATTTTGCTCAGCGTATTTATATCTGCTTTGAACAAGCACTCGATAAATTACCCGCGTCAAAATGCATACTCACTCCCTATCCAGTGCGATTCAAAACTGCAAAACGAGAAGCATTAACTCCCGTCGAGCGCAAAGAACATAAAACAATTTTAGTGCTTGGTGGCTCACAAGGATCTGCATTTATTAATTCTTTTGTGAAAAATTGGCTTATAGAAAGCCCACTTGCCCCCTCACTTCATATTATTCATCAAACGGGTGCTCAGCATGTAGGGGAACTTGCAGAATTTTATAAAATCAATGGCTTGGCAGCGCAAGTGTTTGATTACGATAATGCACTTGATGCGTATTACCATCAAGCAGATTTGGTGGTCTGCCGAGCGGGCGCTGGATCATTATTTGAAACACTTTTTTTTCAAAAGCCATGCATTACCATTCCGCTTGAAAATTGTGCAGATAATCATCAAAATGCTAACGCCGTTGCGTTAGCAGAACGTTATCCTGAACTCGTATATGTTTTGCGCCAAAGCGATCTAGTAACCGACCCAGAACTTTTTGATTATGCCCTTCGTATTGCATTACATTATGAAGGCCAAGAATCGGGTCTACCACCGAGCGTAAACACATAA
- a CDS encoding RtcB family protein: MAEKITQADLIKIEKYLYEIPRTFRADMLVPARIFATERMLKDIGIDRSLWQLVNVATLPGIVNYALAMPDIHEGYGFPIGGVAATAIDHGGVISPGGIGYDINCGVRLLSSNVTEQEIAKDLERLATALFNAVPSGVGRGGNVVMKGKDLNNVLARGAPFMLEKGFGEPADIEYCEERGFMNGANPDLVSDKAKERGADQLGTLGSGNHFLEVQKVDEILDPETAEIFGLRKDQVTVMIHCGSRGLGHQTCTDYVRQFMPLLPKWNIQLPDRELVCAPFKSPEGQEYFAAMQASANFAWANRHLIGHWVRQAWQELLGDNAHLNLVYDVSHNMGKKEKHEVGGSMLDLLVHRKGATRSFGAERPEVPAKYRPVGQPVLIPGTMGTASYVLVGTNKGMELSFGSSCHGAGRKMSRFAAKKSVRGSALRGQLESKGIIVRCDSDAGLAEEAPTAYKDVEEVVNVVHDAGIAKKVARLVPIAVIKGG; the protein is encoded by the coding sequence ATGGCAGAAAAAATAACTCAAGCCGATTTGATAAAAATCGAAAAATATCTTTATGAGATTCCTCGTACTTTTCGCGCAGATATGCTGGTACCAGCACGCATTTTCGCTACTGAACGCATGCTGAAAGATATCGGCATTGATCGTTCTCTTTGGCAATTAGTGAACGTTGCGACATTGCCTGGTATCGTTAATTATGCGCTCGCCATGCCAGATATTCACGAAGGATACGGGTTTCCAATCGGCGGCGTTGCAGCGACCGCTATTGATCATGGCGGTGTCATATCGCCGGGGGGAATTGGTTACGATATTAATTGTGGGGTACGCCTTTTGAGTTCAAATGTCACTGAACAAGAAATTGCAAAAGATCTTGAGCGATTAGCGACAGCACTTTTTAACGCAGTACCATCAGGCGTTGGCCGGGGCGGCAACGTCGTGATGAAAGGAAAAGATCTTAATAACGTTCTCGCTCGCGGCGCACCTTTTATGCTTGAAAAGGGATTTGGCGAGCCTGCTGATATTGAATATTGCGAAGAGCGTGGATTCATGAACGGTGCAAATCCAGATCTCGTTTCCGATAAAGCAAAAGAACGGGGAGCCGATCAATTAGGAACGCTCGGTTCTGGTAATCATTTTCTTGAAGTGCAAAAAGTTGATGAGATTTTGGATCCTGAAACGGCAGAGATTTTTGGTTTGCGCAAAGATCAAGTGACCGTGATGATCCATTGTGGCTCTCGCGGCTTGGGCCATCAAACGTGCACAGATTATGTACGCCAATTTATGCCCTTATTACCAAAATGGAATATACAACTGCCCGATAGGGAGTTAGTATGCGCTCCTTTTAAATCACCTGAAGGCCAAGAATATTTTGCAGCAATGCAAGCATCAGCAAACTTTGCATGGGCAAATAGACATTTGATTGGCCACTGGGTGCGGCAAGCATGGCAAGAACTTCTCGGAGATAATGCACATCTTAATTTAGTGTACGATGTTTCGCACAACATGGGAAAAAAAGAGAAACACGAGGTTGGTGGTTCGATGCTTGATCTTTTAGTTCATAGAAAAGGCGCTACGCGTTCGTTCGGTGCAGAAAGACCAGAGGTTCCTGCAAAATATCGTCCGGTTGGGCAGCCTGTTTTAATTCCCGGGACAATGGGAACGGCGTCTTATGTACTCGTTGGCACGAATAAGGGAATGGAATTATCATTTGGTTCCTCATGCCATGGGGCTGGAAGAAAAATGTCTCGCTTTGCGGCAAAAAAATCGGTTCGTGGATCTGCACTTCGGGGGCAATTAGAATCAAAAGGGATTATTGTGCGATGTGATTCTGATGCAGGACTTGCAGAAGAAGCGCCAACCGCCTACAAAGATGTTGAAGAAGTAGTAAATGTTGTGCATGATGCAGGCATCGCAAAAAAAGTAGCGCGTTTAGTGCCGATCGCAGTAATTAAAGGTGGATGA
- a CDS encoding AMP-binding protein codes for MSMQVRHSRAEIGRFDHLKSEFSRNGSFIFAGHLLKRAATKFADRPALIADEGVVSYKKLYERATAVTLALTQMGVKAGDRVCVLFENSVDFYIAYYGAWQTGAVVAPLNTYLHEKELDHIISDAQPKALLAGTQLADKIKLIARELPPLISADQMAQFPSPSDDQLKNLEIPERAEDEIAVLLYTSGTTGVPKGVMLSTKCILTNIMQGLAILDVHPEDRVFGVLPFFHSFAQFACVWGNLVVGASVIIVPKIDRKYILHGLSHKPTAVLGVPAMYGLFCLMRTIDFSSVRYFVSGGDAMPDKIRTGFEIIYRRKISNGYGMTETSPLIAINFDEELCDPNTVGRPAIGIDCSIRDGENNEVPYGKKGLLWVKGGNVMLGYYNAPEQTAAVMQDGWLNTGDCAYFDDQGRLVIFGRERDIIKNKGLIIYPQEIENIIMGHPAVIKVAVVGKKDEAIGEIPVAFIALKEKVADIEKQLKELCGRNLAPYKIPRKFIVMDDLPMTALGKIDKKKLRAELANHTIRD; via the coding sequence ATGAGTATGCAGGTGCGCCATTCTCGGGCCGAAATTGGCCGATTCGATCATTTAAAGTCTGAATTTTCCCGTAACGGTTCGTTTATTTTTGCGGGGCATTTATTAAAAAGAGCAGCAACTAAGTTTGCCGATAGGCCAGCGCTCATTGCTGATGAGGGAGTGGTTAGCTATAAAAAACTTTATGAGCGAGCGACTGCCGTTACTCTTGCGCTAACGCAAATGGGAGTAAAAGCCGGGGATCGGGTTTGCGTACTTTTTGAAAATTCGGTTGATTTTTATATTGCTTATTATGGTGCATGGCAAACCGGCGCGGTTGTGGCCCCACTCAACACTTATTTACATGAAAAAGAACTCGATCATATTATCAGCGATGCACAACCAAAAGCGCTCCTTGCAGGCACCCAGCTTGCTGATAAAATAAAACTCATTGCTCGAGAACTTCCACCGCTCATATCCGCAGATCAAATGGCGCAATTTCCATCTCCATCCGATGATCAATTGAAGAATCTTGAAATTCCTGAACGGGCAGAAGATGAAATTGCGGTACTCCTTTATACTTCCGGAACGACCGGCGTTCCAAAAGGGGTGATGCTGAGCACTAAATGTATTCTGACCAATATCATGCAAGGTTTAGCAATTTTAGACGTTCACCCAGAAGATCGGGTGTTTGGCGTTTTGCCATTTTTTCACAGCTTTGCGCAATTTGCATGTGTTTGGGGAAACTTAGTAGTTGGTGCAAGCGTTATTATTGTGCCCAAAATTGACCGCAAATACATTCTTCATGGGTTAAGCCATAAACCTACCGCGGTGCTTGGCGTTCCTGCAATGTACGGCCTATTTTGTTTGATGCGCACCATAGATTTTAGTTCCGTTCGATACTTTGTTTCGGGTGGCGATGCGATGCCCGATAAAATTCGTACCGGTTTTGAAATTATTTATCGCCGAAAAATTAGTAACGGCTATGGAATGACCGAAACGTCGCCATTAATCGCGATTAACTTTGACGAGGAATTGTGCGATCCAAATACAGTCGGCCGTCCGGCGATTGGCATCGATTGTTCGATTCGTGACGGAGAGAATAACGAAGTTCCCTACGGTAAGAAAGGGTTGCTCTGGGTGAAGGGCGGCAACGTGATGCTTGGTTACTATAACGCGCCTGAGCAAACCGCAGCAGTGATGCAGGATGGATGGCTGAATACTGGCGACTGCGCCTATTTTGATGATCAAGGTCGCCTCGTAATTTTTGGGCGCGAGAGGGATATTATCAAGAATAAAGGGCTCATTATCTATCCGCAGGAAATCGAAAATATTATTATGGGCCATCCGGCGGTGATCAAGGTGGCGGTAGTAGGAAAAAAAGATGAAGCAATAGGTGAGATTCCGGTAGCGTTTATAGCGCTGAAAGAAAAAGTGGCCGATATTGAAAAGCAGCTGAAAGAATTATGTGGCCGCAATTTAGCTCCTTATAAGATTCCGAGAAAATTTATTGTGATGGACGATTTACCAATGACCGCGCTGGGAAAAATAGATAAAAAGAAGCTTCGCGCTGAATTAGCAAATCACACGATAAGAGACTAA
- a CDS encoding cysteine synthase family protein — translation MTQNQVEKKTSVQKLIPKEYKNVIESIGNTPLVKVDFETAPLMLAKLDYLNPGGSIKDRSALYMIEEAERLGLLKPGGTIIDASSGNQGIASAMIGAVKGYNVIITVSEKISKEKLQTIKAYGAQVVMCPATSYLEDPNSYHSKAVEIHKNTPNSFMPNQYFNKSNAWAHYYSLGPEIWNQTHGTITHVFAAVGTGGHMSGLGKYLKEKNPNVKVIALDSINSWRSTNGNPKPYKIEGIGVDFASPVLDYSVIDEFVGVSDEDGLGMLKTMARHHGLLIGPSSGAVAYAACEYSKKLKATDVGVMIFGDSGRAYLTKDFY, via the coding sequence ATGACACAAAATCAAGTTGAAAAAAAAACGTCTGTTCAAAAACTAATTCCTAAAGAATATAAAAACGTTATTGAATCGATCGGCAATACGCCGCTTGTTAAAGTGGATTTTGAAACAGCCCCACTCATGCTTGCAAAACTTGATTACCTTAATCCCGGCGGCAGCATAAAAGATAGGTCGGCTCTTTATATGATTGAAGAAGCTGAGCGACTTGGCCTTTTGAAACCTGGTGGCACCATTATCGATGCATCATCAGGAAATCAAGGAATTGCATCTGCTATGATCGGTGCAGTTAAAGGCTATAACGTTATTATCACCGTGTCGGAAAAAATTAGCAAAGAAAAATTGCAAACAATTAAAGCATACGGCGCACAAGTTGTCATGTGCCCAGCGACTTCATACCTTGAAGATCCTAATTCTTATCATAGCAAAGCGGTTGAGATTCATAAAAATACTCCCAACTCATTCATGCCAAACCAATATTTCAATAAATCGAACGCATGGGCTCATTATTATTCTCTCGGCCCTGAAATTTGGAATCAAACCCATGGCACAATCACGCATGTTTTTGCCGCAGTGGGAACCGGCGGCCATATGAGCGGACTTGGTAAATATTTAAAAGAAAAAAATCCGAACGTAAAAGTAATTGCGCTCGATTCAATTAATTCATGGCGTTCCACAAACGGCAATCCAAAGCCATATAAAATTGAAGGCATCGGCGTAGATTTTGCATCGCCTGTTCTTGATTATTCAGTTATCGACGAATTTGTCGGCGTGAGCGATGAAGATGGGCTTGGTATGCTCAAAACGATGGCACGCCATCATGGTTTGCTCATCGGGCCAAGCAGCGGCGCAGTTGCTTATGCAGCGTGCGAATATAGCAAAAAACTCAAAGCGACCGATGTCGGCGTTATGATTTTTGGCGACTCCGGAAGAGCTTATTTAACTAAGGATTTCTATTAA
- a CDS encoding tetratricopeptide repeat protein produces the protein MKHLTILGSFLFIIALSLASTPPPHLDDGPTNHFHLYIWGYYNDLSAEHNVAKKCFDTIMRSGGSLYSYPGYIHNLFNTKQYEKIISMIPQIEANFPQQLDLQMIIIKALELSGKQSQADKRIMALADSHPEDAELVYYAAAAHVRARHPEQAVAIMDRYLKIRGEKSSSFIFYFLKAQICLQLMQKDAAVSNIHKCVELNPNFEQGWLLSGLINELTGNVDKAMASYRNFLSIVGHDANVERQILNLMLKKENAKLMPLNDSLFDRALDLYHQKEFLAALELINDHLLIHPFDENGRLFKIELLGSLKRSKEAITLLKNWIDENPNNPSWYRILHLMYMNKTEQRAVVATLKHYAHSNPSITYPFFYLIDIALKRNTLSEALYYLNRAIASSKDVLTKTQMLYQIALIYYERHQWPSMLETLSVARKINPDYAPLNHLLADYYLVKDKNFKAAQLHIDAALKKDPNNHLFLNTQAQIWYKEKKFYKAPDLIPLGNYQITKKLPKLKYVQKLTKKHKELSLS, from the coding sequence ATGAAGCACTTAACTATTTTGGGAAGTTTTCTCTTCATAATAGCACTATCTTTAGCGTCAACGCCGCCCCCACATCTTGATGATGGGCCTACGAATCATTTTCATCTTTATATTTGGGGCTATTATAATGATTTATCAGCAGAGCATAATGTGGCAAAAAAATGTTTTGATACTATCATGCGATCTGGCGGATCGCTTTATAGCTATCCAGGCTATATTCACAATCTCTTCAATACAAAACAATATGAAAAAATAATTTCGATGATTCCTCAGATCGAAGCAAACTTTCCGCAACAGCTTGATCTTCAAATGATTATTATCAAAGCGCTGGAGTTGAGCGGCAAGCAATCTCAAGCTGATAAACGAATCATGGCGTTAGCCGATTCACATCCAGAAGATGCAGAATTAGTCTATTATGCGGCAGCGGCACATGTCCGCGCTCGGCATCCTGAGCAAGCGGTCGCAATTATGGATCGTTATTTAAAAATCCGCGGTGAAAAAAGTTCGAGCTTTATTTTTTATTTCTTGAAAGCGCAAATTTGTTTGCAACTCATGCAAAAAGATGCAGCAGTCTCAAACATCCACAAATGTGTTGAGTTGAATCCAAATTTTGAACAAGGGTGGCTACTTTCCGGTTTGATAAACGAACTCACTGGTAACGTAGACAAAGCAATGGCAAGTTATCGCAATTTTCTCTCAATAGTGGGGCACGATGCTAACGTCGAGCGCCAAATATTAAACCTAATGCTCAAGAAAGAAAATGCCAAGCTTATGCCGCTCAATGATTCTCTTTTTGATCGCGCACTCGATTTATATCATCAAAAAGAATTTCTTGCAGCACTGGAACTCATTAATGATCATTTATTGATCCATCCCTTCGATGAGAATGGTCGGCTCTTTAAAATTGAGCTTCTTGGTTCTCTTAAAAGATCGAAAGAGGCAATCACTCTCTTGAAGAACTGGATCGATGAAAATCCGAATAATCCTTCTTGGTATCGGATTTTGCACCTCATGTACATGAATAAAACCGAGCAGCGGGCCGTTGTAGCGACACTAAAACATTATGCGCATTCAAATCCTTCGATCACCTATCCATTTTTTTATTTGATCGATATTGCGCTTAAGAGAAACACCCTTTCTGAAGCTCTGTATTATCTTAACCGAGCAATTGCTTCGTCAAAAGATGTACTTACCAAAACACAGATGCTTTATCAAATCGCGCTTATTTATTACGAGCGCCATCAGTGGCCCTCAATGCTTGAAACGCTCAGCGTAGCACGTAAAATTAATCCAGATTATGCACCGTTAAATCATCTACTAGCCGATTACTATCTAGTTAAAGATAAAAATTTTAAAGCAGCGCAATTGCATATCGATGCTGCGCTTAAAAAAGATCCCAACAACCATCTTTTTCTCAATACACAGGCCCAAATTTGGTATAAAGAAAAAAAATTCTATAAAGCACCGGATTTAATTCCTCTAGGTAACTATCAGATCACCAAGAAATTACCTAAGCTAAAGTATGTTCAAAAGCTGACCAAAAAACACAAAGAACTTTCATTATCATAA
- the tmk gene encoding dTMP kinase, protein MITKLKRGLFIAIEGIDGSGKSTLARTLATQFEKKGIPTLLTREPGGSQLGKSLRAILQHQEKPLSPIGEFLLFAADRAQHFQEVIIPALDEKKLVISDRLSDSSIVYQGFGKGVDRTMIAQVNQWAMQNIKPDLVIYVRIDAQTAHERLISRGKKLTSFEQQANEFTQRLIDGFETLYANAKNVIIVDSKLAPNELATFTFNQINLWLTSNPRITDSAKS, encoded by the coding sequence ATGATAACAAAATTAAAGCGTGGCCTTTTTATTGCCATCGAAGGAATTGACGGATCGGGCAAGTCAACCCTAGCACGAACTCTCGCGACACAATTTGAAAAAAAGGGAATTCCAACGCTTTTAACGCGCGAACCGGGCGGTAGCCAATTGGGAAAATCGCTGCGCGCTATTTTGCAGCATCAAGAAAAGCCGCTCTCGCCAATCGGCGAATTTTTGCTTTTTGCCGCGGACCGTGCTCAGCATTTTCAAGAAGTGATTATTCCAGCACTTGATGAAAAAAAACTTGTAATTTCTGATCGCTTGAGCGATTCATCAATCGTTTATCAAGGATTTGGGAAAGGAGTCGATCGCACCATGATTGCACAAGTAAACCAATGGGCAATGCAAAATATCAAACCAGATTTAGTAATTTATGTACGCATTGATGCACAAACGGCACACGAACGATTAATTTCGCGCGGCAAAAAACTCACCTCATTTGAACAACAGGCAAACGAATTCACACAGCGATTGATCGATGGATTTGAAACTCTTTATGCAAACGCAAAAAATGTTATCATAGTTGATAGCAAGCTCGCGCCGAATGAATTGGCAACGTTCACCTTTAACCAGATTAACTTATGGCTCACCTCCAATCCCCGCATCACCGACTCAGCGAAGTCTTAA